A genomic segment from Lignipirellula cremea encodes:
- a CDS encoding HD-GYP domain-containing protein yields the protein MKILLVDDDDIALEILAGALKRSGYDVHTASNGREAFEILKEDNTRLVISDWQMPEMDGIELCQAVRRQDLSRYIYVILLTSHDSPQQKVEGLSAGADDFVTKPFNNAELIARVRAAERVLSLETREMVIFALAKLAESRDTDTGSHLERVQRYSRVLAQKLAEASCYSQVIDAEFVRLVYQTSPLHDIGKVGIPDSILLKPGRLTAQEFEVMKTHTTIGAETLDAALQQYPNTRFLQIARDIAASHHERFDGGGYPRGLRGDAIPLCGRIVAVADVYDALTSRRVYKDAFSHEKARDIIVGDRGSHFDPAIVDAFLQIEDDFITIRERFNHSEEINVPLIAL from the coding sequence GTGAAGATTCTACTGGTGGACGACGACGATATCGCCCTGGAAATCCTGGCTGGCGCGCTCAAGCGTTCCGGTTACGATGTCCATACGGCAAGCAACGGGCGTGAGGCCTTTGAGATCCTGAAAGAAGACAATACTCGACTGGTCATTTCGGACTGGCAGATGCCTGAAATGGACGGCATCGAACTGTGCCAGGCGGTCCGCCGCCAGGATCTAAGCCGGTATATCTACGTCATCCTGCTGACCAGTCACGACAGCCCCCAGCAAAAGGTCGAAGGGCTGTCCGCCGGCGCCGATGACTTTGTCACCAAGCCGTTTAACAACGCGGAGCTGATCGCTCGCGTACGCGCCGCCGAAAGGGTGCTCTCGCTGGAAACACGCGAGATGGTGATCTTCGCCCTGGCCAAGCTGGCCGAATCCCGCGACACCGATACCGGCAGCCACCTGGAACGGGTGCAACGCTACTCCCGCGTACTGGCCCAGAAGCTGGCGGAAGCCTCGTGCTATTCCCAGGTGATCGACGCCGAGTTTGTCCGCCTGGTTTATCAAACCAGCCCGCTCCATGACATTGGCAAAGTGGGGATTCCCGATTCCATCCTGCTCAAGCCGGGCCGCCTCACCGCGCAGGAATTCGAGGTCATGAAGACCCACACCACGATCGGCGCGGAAACGCTCGACGCAGCCCTGCAGCAGTACCCCAACACCCGGTTCCTGCAGATCGCCAGGGACATTGCCGCCTCGCACCATGAACGCTTCGACGGCGGCGGCTACCCCCGGGGCTTGCGCGGCGACGCCATCCCGCTGTGCGGCCGGATCGTGGCCGTGGCCGATGTTTACGACGCCCTGACTTCGCGCCGCGTTTATAAAGACGCCTTCTCGCACGAAAAAGCGCGAGACATTATCGTCGGCGATCGCGGATCGCACTTCGACCCGGCGATCGTAGACGCGTTCCTGCAGATCGAAGACGACTTCATCACCATTCGCGAACGCTTCAACCACTCCGAAGAAATCAACGTCCCTCTCATCGCCCTGTAG
- a CDS encoding sulfatase-like hydrolase/transferase encodes MPRFLACPSRRFCFTRHLFTRHLFTRHLFTWLLFAGLLASWSPLSANAAPGKDAERPPNILFILADDVGVDAIGCYGGSSYPTPRIDALAKQGLRYEHGFSMPSCHPTRITLLTGRYPFHLGHPKWGTFPKADEQKTVAHLLKKAGYATAIAGKWQLVLMKDEPDHIAKLGFDESCVFGWHEGPRYYEPMIYQNGKVRDDVKDRFGPDVYVEFLVDFMKRNRERPFFAYYSMALCHDVTDDLEAPVPFGPQGHYDTFVEMMQKMDERVGRIVDSVKELGLADNTVIVFTGDNGTAFSYLHTAENGKYIRVPVFSMYHGELIQGGKTKLTNGGTHVPLIVVGPHVQGGVTSDLVDFSDMLPTFAQLAGVPVPADWKVDGQSCARLWGDYEAKPRTWAFAEGSRGRAWVRTQRYKLYTTGEFYDLVEDPKEQTSLTQPSADAAAVQKELQATLDTLGV; translated from the coding sequence ATGCCGCGATTCCTGGCGTGTCCCTCGCGACGCTTCTGCTTCACCCGCCATCTGTTCACCCGCCATCTGTTCACCCGCCATCTGTTCACCTGGCTTCTGTTCGCGGGGCTGCTGGCCAGCTGGTCGCCGCTGTCCGCTAACGCGGCTCCCGGGAAAGACGCCGAACGTCCGCCGAACATTTTGTTCATCCTGGCCGACGATGTGGGCGTCGACGCGATCGGCTGTTATGGCGGATCGTCGTATCCGACTCCCCGCATCGATGCGCTGGCGAAGCAGGGGCTGCGTTACGAACACGGCTTTAGCATGCCTTCGTGTCATCCCACGCGGATCACGCTGCTGACGGGCCGTTACCCGTTCCACCTGGGACATCCCAAATGGGGCACGTTTCCCAAAGCGGACGAGCAGAAAACGGTGGCCCACCTGCTGAAAAAAGCGGGCTACGCCACGGCCATCGCCGGCAAATGGCAGCTGGTGCTGATGAAGGACGAACCGGACCACATCGCCAAACTTGGCTTTGACGAGTCGTGCGTGTTCGGCTGGCATGAAGGCCCGCGTTACTATGAGCCGATGATTTACCAGAACGGCAAAGTCCGCGACGACGTGAAGGACCGCTTTGGCCCCGATGTGTACGTGGAGTTCCTGGTCGACTTTATGAAGCGGAACCGGGAACGGCCGTTCTTTGCTTACTACTCCATGGCCCTGTGCCACGATGTAACCGACGACCTGGAAGCGCCGGTGCCGTTTGGACCGCAAGGACATTACGACACGTTCGTCGAGATGATGCAGAAGATGGACGAACGCGTGGGCCGCATCGTCGATTCCGTCAAGGAACTGGGGCTGGCCGACAACACGGTCATCGTCTTTACGGGCGACAACGGCACGGCGTTCAGCTATCTGCACACGGCCGAAAACGGCAAGTACATTCGCGTTCCGGTGTTCTCCATGTACCACGGCGAATTGATCCAGGGCGGCAAAACGAAGCTCACCAACGGAGGCACCCATGTGCCGCTGATCGTTGTCGGGCCGCATGTCCAAGGCGGCGTAACGAGCGATCTGGTCGACTTCAGCGACATGCTGCCGACCTTCGCCCAACTGGCCGGCGTTCCGGTTCCGGCTGACTGGAAGGTTGACGGCCAGAGTTGCGCCCGACTGTGGGGCGACTATGAAGCAAAGCCCCGCACCTGGGCGTTCGCCGAAGGCAGTCGCGGCCGGGCGTGGGTCCGCACCCAGCGGTACAAGCTGTACACCACCGGCGAGTTCTACGATCTGGTCGAAGACCCGAAGGAACAAACGTCCCTCACGCAGCCGTCCGCCGACGCCGCCGCTGTGCAAAAGGAGCTGCAAGCCACGCTCGACACGCTTGGTGTTTAG
- a CDS encoding DUF167 domain-containing protein — MISIHLQPHAEGVLLPVKAAPGSRRNEIRGEQDGALKVAVTQIAEKGKANQALVQVLAKTLRLRKSQIELQSGMLNSHKQFLIREISLAQLQAKIDAACPG; from the coding sequence ATGATTTCGATCCACCTGCAGCCGCATGCCGAGGGCGTGCTGTTGCCGGTCAAGGCCGCCCCCGGTTCCCGCCGGAACGAGATTCGCGGCGAGCAGGACGGCGCCTTGAAAGTGGCCGTCACCCAGATCGCGGAAAAGGGGAAGGCGAACCAGGCGCTGGTGCAAGTGCTGGCGAAAACCCTCCGTCTGCGCAAATCGCAGATCGAGCTGCAGTCGGGCATGCTGAATTCGCACAAGCAGTTTCTCATCCGCGAGATCTCACTGGCCCAGCTCCAGGCAAAGATCGACGCCGCCTGTCCGGGGTAA
- a CDS encoding IS4 family transposase, translated as MAAKQKRKQKAQKSEQARAAEFDAVFAQLEEIVDLRQADELQPSHAQTIYTSGVVLWLLVLQRLRGGCSMAEAVKALIEQCPDIVPDNKRIEEATLSSSTAAYSRGRSRLSLETVMWLCNAVWRSLVDNAPPTFGGRRVFALDGTTISLGPEWELYDVFPPASNQYGESAWPMAYLVVAHEVESGAALPPEIGAMYGDQAVSETSLIHDHLQRIPADSVILVDTAYGITRVAYEFHTANQRFVVRMKKDRFRRLQKDAELIEQGEDWKTYRGQWTPSRRELRDNPQLPEDFSLPIRLHVFESVHGETIYLATDLTDELDVIADLYSQRWRVETDLSQIKVTLDIENILAKSPEMFRKELMASIVAYNLTIQFRKQAAEQANVPPQRLSFTGVWDVFRIFLLQKTFPDAGAWRTAYARALKYAAREKLPNRPGRSYSRESYKRRSKSSHFKKRSPPWNQPENEPK; from the coding sequence ATGGCGGCCAAACAGAAACGTAAGCAGAAAGCACAGAAATCCGAGCAGGCGCGGGCGGCGGAGTTTGACGCCGTGTTTGCCCAGTTGGAAGAGATCGTGGATCTCCGCCAGGCCGATGAGTTGCAGCCCTCCCACGCCCAAACGATTTACACGTCTGGCGTCGTCCTGTGGCTGTTGGTCTTGCAGCGATTGCGCGGCGGTTGCTCGATGGCCGAGGCGGTCAAGGCCTTGATCGAGCAGTGCCCGGACATCGTGCCCGACAATAAACGCATCGAAGAAGCGACCCTCTCTTCCAGCACCGCGGCGTACTCCCGGGGCCGGAGCCGTTTGTCGCTGGAGACCGTCATGTGGCTCTGCAACGCCGTCTGGCGGTCGCTGGTCGACAACGCTCCGCCCACCTTCGGCGGGCGACGCGTGTTCGCGCTGGACGGCACGACGATCTCGCTGGGACCGGAATGGGAACTGTACGACGTCTTCCCGCCCGCTTCCAATCAGTACGGAGAGTCGGCCTGGCCGATGGCCTATCTGGTCGTGGCTCATGAGGTCGAAAGTGGAGCGGCGTTGCCCCCGGAAATCGGTGCGATGTACGGCGACCAGGCGGTCTCGGAAACCAGCCTGATCCACGATCATTTACAACGCATCCCGGCCGATTCGGTGATTCTGGTCGACACAGCTTACGGCATTACGCGTGTCGCCTACGAGTTCCACACGGCCAATCAACGCTTCGTGGTGCGGATGAAGAAGGACCGCTTTCGCCGGCTGCAAAAGGACGCCGAGTTGATCGAACAAGGCGAGGACTGGAAAACGTATCGAGGACAATGGACGCCCAGTCGCCGCGAGCTGCGCGACAATCCTCAATTGCCGGAGGACTTCTCGCTGCCGATTCGGCTGCACGTGTTCGAAAGCGTCCACGGCGAAACAATCTATCTGGCGACCGACCTGACCGACGAATTGGACGTCATCGCCGATTTGTATAGTCAGCGGTGGCGTGTGGAAACAGATCTCTCACAGATCAAGGTGACGCTCGACATCGAGAACATCCTCGCCAAGAGTCCTGAGATGTTCCGCAAAGAACTGATGGCGTCGATCGTGGCCTATAACCTGACGATCCAGTTCCGCAAACAGGCGGCGGAACAGGCCAACGTACCGCCGCAGCGGCTCAGCTTCACCGGCGTGTGGGACGTGTTCCGCATCTTCCTGCTCCAAAAAACATTCCCCGACGCCGGCGCCTGGCGCACGGCTTACGCACGAGCGCTCAAGTACGCAGCGCGAGAGAAATTGCCGAACCGCCCCGGCCGGAGCTACTCCCGCGAAAGCTACAAACGCCGCTCCAAATCCTCGCATTTTAAAAAAAGATCTCCACCCTGGAACCAACCCGAAAACGAGCCAAAGTGA
- a CDS encoding IS4 family transposase: MAAKQKRKQKAQKSEQARAAEFDAVFAQLEEIVDLRQADELQPSHAQTIYTSGVVLWLLVLQRLRGGCSMAEAVKALIEQCPDIVPDNKRIEEATLSSSTAAYSRGRSRLSLETVMWLCNAVWRSLVDNAPPTFGGRRVFALDGTTISLGPEWELYDVFPPASNQYGESAWPMAYLVVAHEVESGAALPPEIGAMYGDQAVSETSLIHDHLQRIPADSVILVDTAYGITRVAYEFHTANQRFVVRMKKDRFRRLQKDAELIEQGEDWKTYRGQWTPSRRELRDNPQLPEDFSLPIRLHVFESVHGETIYLATDLTDELDVIADLYSQRWRVETDLSQIKVTLDIENILAKSPEMFRKELMASIVAYNLTIQFRKQAAEQANVPPRRLSFTGVWDVFRIFLLQKTFPDAGAWRTAYARALKYAAREKLPNRPGRSYSRESYKRRSKSSHFKKRSPPWNQPENEPK, encoded by the coding sequence ATGGCGGCCAAACAGAAACGTAAGCAGAAAGCACAGAAATCCGAGCAGGCGCGGGCGGCGGAGTTTGACGCCGTGTTTGCCCAGTTGGAAGAGATCGTGGATCTCCGCCAGGCCGATGAGTTGCAGCCCTCCCACGCCCAAACGATTTACACGTCTGGCGTCGTCCTGTGGCTGTTGGTCTTGCAGCGATTGCGCGGCGGTTGCTCGATGGCCGAGGCGGTCAAGGCCTTGATCGAGCAGTGCCCGGACATCGTGCCCGACAATAAACGCATCGAAGAAGCGACCCTCTCTTCCAGCACCGCGGCGTACTCCCGGGGCCGGAGCCGTTTGTCGCTGGAGACCGTCATGTGGCTCTGCAATGCCGTCTGGCGGTCGCTGGTCGACAACGCTCCGCCCACCTTCGGCGGGCGACGCGTGTTCGCGCTGGACGGCACGACGATCTCGCTGGGACCGGAATGGGAACTGTACGACGTCTTCCCGCCCGCTTCCAATCAGTACGGAGAGTCGGCCTGGCCGATGGCCTATCTGGTCGTGGCTCATGAGGTCGAAAGTGGAGCGGCGTTGCCCCCGGAAATCGGTGCGATGTACGGCGACCAGGCGGTCTCGGAAACCAGCCTGATCCACGATCATTTACAACGCATCCCGGCCGATTCGGTGATTCTGGTCGACACGGCTTACGGCATTACGCGTGTCGCCTACGAGTTCCACACGGCCAATCAACGCTTCGTGGTGCGGATGAAGAAGGACCGCTTTCGCCGGCTGCAAAAGGACGCCGAGTTGATCGAACAAGGCGAGGACTGGAAAACGTATCGAGGACAATGGACGCCCAGTCGCCGCGAGCTGCGCGACAATCCTCAATTGCCGGAGGACTTCTCGCTGCCGATTCGGCTGCACGTGTTCGAAAGCGTCCACGGCGAAACAATCTATCTGGCGACCGACCTGACCGACGAATTGGACGTCATCGCCGATTTGTATAGTCAGCGGTGGCGTGTGGAAACAGATCTCTCACAGATCAAGGTGACGCTCGACATCGAGAACATCCTCGCCAAGAGTCCTGAGATGTTCCGCAAAGAACTGATGGCGTCGATCGTGGCCTATAACCTGACGATCCAGTTCCGCAAACAGGCGGCGGAACAGGCCAACGTACCGCCGCGGCGGCTCAGCTTCACCGGCGTGTGGGACGTGTTCCGCATCTTCCTGCTCCAAAAAACATTCCCCGACGCCGGCGCCTGGCGCACGGCTTACGCACGAGCGCTCAAGTACGCAGCGCGAGAGAAATTGCCGAACCGCCCCGGCCGGAGCTACTCCCGCGAAAGCTACAAACGCCGCTCCAAATCCTCGCATTTTAAAAAAAGATCTCCACCCTGGAACCAACCCGAAAACGAGCCAAAGTGA
- the amt gene encoding ammonium transporter, whose product MSSEKELADILWMLLAAAMVMLMQGGFCFLECGVARAKNSINVAIKNLVDFCLAAAVFWLFGFALMFGESYHGFWGLSHMVLDKSTAPWLLAFFLFQLVFCGTATTIISGAVAERIRFRGYLIVSLLVSGIVYPVFGHWAWNGAMTQTAEGWLNKQGFIDFAGSTVVHSVGGWVALAAVLIIGPRIGRFGAKGKEIPGHNLPMATFGVLILWFGWFGFNGGSTLALNENIPLILVNTNLAAACGGLASLLCAVVVERRPVVSHVINGVVAGLVSITASCHIMEPAAAMLIGAIGGCVCSGATWLLPRLKIDDVIGAVPAHAVAGAWGTIAVALLASPEDWGTGLNRWEQLAIQAQGVGVCFAWSFGGGFAVLWTINRFLPLRATEEHELTGLNVSEHGASTELIDLLAQMTDHRHKGNFHRPVEVEPHTEVGQIATEYNLVLERVNAEMASREAAEIKFRGIFENAVEGIYQTTPEGQVISANPALVRLCGYDSLEALCQGIADTNRQLYVDPDRRRQFVELLEHNDVMTGFESQIYLADRSVIWVSENARAHRNGAGELLYYEGTVEDISQRKENQRLNEEKKTAEAKNVAKSQFLASMSHEIRTPLNGVIGMLDLLSRTRLDSTQRRYADIAASSADSLLSLINDILDFSKIEAGKLELECIDFNLHELIEDLGEMFVHRATERGIELTCHVMRNVPVFIKGDPERLKQVLTNLLSNAIKFTDEGEVALQASVESPPSGGRQRIRFAVRDSGIGIPADRVGQLFQSFSQVDTSTTRRFGGTGLGLAICRQMMQLMNGEIHVDSQLGSGSTFTCSAPFEVVIGRSEKTPAVPERLQSMRVLVVDDNPTNLEILQDQLSHWGVTVTTARSLASGRAAFLESQTGKPYDIALLDRAIGDADGFDLAREIRESNPSTATRVIMLSSFDDSLGDEIARELGVGYLRKPVRQSRLLDAMAASIEPTSPFGDAADALSEATSPAVAVLTPLQEPGPAPVHGRVLIVDDNAINQMVAEEMVQTLGYQTDIASNGGQAIELVKRRRYDLVLMDCQMPLMDGFEATREIRQYESIHGGRGPDAAPLSIIALTANAVQGDRERCLTAGMNDYLTKPLNRQALIAAFGQHQLDLPATLQIEPPGEPAPSEESTTILPTGETIPSSTKAQGENSSTGSSTQVATCLPPIALEELRERCGHDQELIHRIFCRFRDRARQDLATLSEVALQGDAVAVERQSHMLKGVAGNISAPGLLQSIRQLETTAAQISPAQTRDCLSHIEQQLDRVLEQIDAVLEDFPSEISEATE is encoded by the coding sequence ATGAGCAGCGAAAAAGAACTGGCGGACATCTTGTGGATGCTACTTGCCGCTGCCATGGTAATGTTGATGCAGGGCGGATTCTGTTTTCTGGAGTGCGGCGTCGCCCGGGCCAAGAACAGCATCAATGTGGCAATCAAGAATCTGGTTGATTTCTGCCTGGCGGCGGCGGTGTTCTGGCTGTTTGGCTTTGCCCTGATGTTTGGCGAGAGCTACCATGGTTTCTGGGGCCTGTCGCATATGGTCCTCGACAAATCGACAGCTCCCTGGCTGCTGGCCTTCTTTCTGTTCCAGCTCGTTTTCTGCGGGACGGCCACCACGATCATCTCGGGCGCCGTGGCGGAGCGAATCCGCTTTCGCGGGTACCTGATTGTCAGTCTGCTGGTGTCGGGAATCGTGTATCCGGTCTTCGGGCATTGGGCCTGGAACGGCGCCATGACCCAGACCGCCGAAGGCTGGCTAAACAAGCAGGGCTTTATTGATTTTGCCGGCTCGACGGTGGTGCATTCGGTCGGCGGCTGGGTGGCGCTTGCCGCCGTGCTGATCATCGGGCCGCGCATCGGCCGCTTCGGCGCCAAAGGGAAAGAGATCCCCGGCCATAACCTGCCGATGGCGACCTTTGGCGTATTGATACTGTGGTTCGGCTGGTTCGGTTTCAACGGCGGCAGTACGCTCGCGCTGAACGAAAACATCCCGCTGATCCTGGTCAACACCAATCTGGCGGCGGCCTGCGGCGGCCTGGCTTCGCTGCTATGCGCGGTTGTCGTCGAACGCCGTCCGGTGGTTTCGCACGTGATCAACGGCGTGGTCGCCGGGCTGGTCTCGATCACGGCCTCCTGCCATATCATGGAACCGGCTGCCGCCATGCTGATTGGAGCGATCGGCGGATGTGTCTGCTCCGGAGCGACCTGGCTGTTGCCGCGGCTGAAGATCGACGACGTCATCGGCGCCGTGCCGGCGCACGCGGTGGCTGGGGCCTGGGGGACGATCGCTGTCGCCCTGCTGGCCTCGCCCGAAGACTGGGGCACCGGCCTGAACCGCTGGGAACAACTGGCCATTCAAGCCCAGGGCGTCGGCGTCTGCTTTGCCTGGTCTTTCGGCGGCGGCTTCGCCGTGTTGTGGACGATCAATCGCTTTCTACCGCTGCGGGCCACCGAGGAACACGAACTGACTGGCCTCAACGTTTCCGAACATGGCGCCAGCACCGAGCTCATCGACCTGCTGGCCCAAATGACCGACCACCGCCACAAAGGCAATTTCCATCGCCCTGTCGAAGTCGAGCCGCATACCGAAGTCGGCCAGATTGCGACCGAATACAACCTGGTGCTGGAACGCGTCAATGCCGAGATGGCGTCCCGTGAAGCAGCCGAGATCAAGTTTCGCGGCATCTTTGAGAACGCCGTCGAAGGTATCTATCAAACCACGCCCGAAGGCCAGGTCATCAGCGCTAACCCGGCCCTGGTCCGGCTGTGCGGGTACGATTCGCTGGAGGCGTTATGCCAGGGAATCGCCGACACCAACCGGCAACTGTATGTGGACCCCGACCGTCGCCGCCAGTTCGTTGAACTGCTGGAACATAACGATGTCATGACGGGCTTTGAATCGCAGATCTACCTCGCGGATCGGTCCGTGATCTGGGTCTCGGAAAACGCCCGGGCCCACCGCAACGGGGCCGGCGAGCTGCTTTACTACGAAGGCACCGTCGAAGACATTTCCCAGCGAAAAGAGAACCAGCGGCTGAACGAAGAAAAGAAAACCGCCGAAGCCAAAAACGTCGCCAAAAGCCAGTTCCTGGCCAGCATGAGCCACGAGATCCGTACGCCCCTGAACGGCGTGATCGGCATGCTCGACCTGCTCAGCCGCACCCGGCTGGACAGCACGCAAAGGCGTTACGCCGATATTGCGGCCTCTTCGGCCGACTCGCTGCTGAGCCTGATCAATGACATTCTCGACTTCTCCAAGATCGAAGCGGGCAAGCTGGAGCTGGAATGCATTGACTTTAATCTGCATGAGCTGATCGAAGATCTGGGAGAAATGTTCGTGCACCGCGCAACGGAACGCGGCATTGAACTGACTTGCCATGTCATGCGGAACGTGCCGGTCTTTATCAAAGGGGACCCGGAGCGATTAAAACAGGTGCTGACCAACCTGCTGAGCAACGCCATCAAGTTTACCGACGAAGGCGAAGTGGCCCTGCAGGCTTCGGTGGAATCGCCGCCCAGCGGCGGCCGGCAGCGGATCCGATTCGCGGTTCGCGACTCGGGCATTGGCATTCCGGCTGATCGTGTGGGACAGCTGTTCCAGTCGTTCTCCCAGGTCGACACTTCGACCACACGTCGGTTCGGCGGAACCGGTCTGGGGCTGGCCATTTGCCGACAAATGATGCAACTGATGAACGGCGAGATCCATGTCGACAGCCAGCTCGGCTCGGGCTCGACCTTTACCTGCTCGGCGCCTTTCGAAGTCGTCATCGGTCGGTCCGAAAAAACCCCTGCCGTTCCGGAACGACTACAGTCGATGCGGGTGCTGGTGGTCGACGACAACCCGACGAACCTGGAAATCCTGCAGGACCAGCTGTCGCACTGGGGCGTGACCGTGACCACGGCACGGTCGCTCGCCTCGGGACGTGCCGCATTCCTGGAATCGCAGACCGGCAAGCCTTACGATATCGCCCTGCTGGATCGCGCAATTGGCGACGCCGACGGGTTTGATCTGGCGAGGGAAATCCGCGAAAGCAATCCCTCCACGGCGACGCGGGTCATCATGCTGAGCTCGTTTGACGACTCGCTGGGAGACGAAATCGCCCGGGAACTGGGGGTAGGCTATCTGCGGAAACCGGTGCGCCAGTCACGTCTGCTCGACGCGATGGCCGCCTCGATTGAGCCGACTTCTCCGTTCGGCGATGCGGCCGACGCCCTGTCGGAAGCAACCAGTCCGGCCGTCGCAGTCCTCACGCCCTTGCAGGAACCTGGCCCGGCGCCGGTGCATGGCAGAGTCCTCATCGTTGATGACAATGCGATCAATCAAATGGTGGCCGAAGAAATGGTCCAGACGCTGGGATATCAAACGGACATCGCCAGCAACGGCGGACAGGCGATCGAATTGGTGAAAAGGCGCCGCTACGACCTGGTGCTGATGGATTGCCAGATGCCGCTGATGGACGGCTTTGAAGCGACCCGCGAAATTCGCCAGTACGAATCGATCCATGGCGGACGGGGTCCCGACGCTGCCCCCCTGTCGATCATTGCTCTTACTGCGAACGCCGTACAGGGAGACCGCGAACGCTGCCTGACGGCCGGTATGAACGACTACTTGACCAAACCCCTCAATCGTCAGGCGTTGATTGCCGCGTTTGGACAACACCAGCTTGATCTTCCTGCGACACTCCAGATCGAACCTCCCGGGGAACCGGCTCCCTCGGAAGAGTCGACTACCATCCTCCCGACTGGGGAAACGATCCCATCGAGCACAAAGGCGCAAGGGGAAAACAGCAGCACCGGATCGTCGACCCAGGTCGCAACGTGCCTGCCGCCCATCGCCCTGGAGGAACTGCGGGAGCGGTGCGGACATGACCAGGAATTGATCCATCGAATTTTCTGCCGGTTCCGCGACCGTGCCCGACAGGACCTGGCGACGCTTTCGGAGGTCGCCCTGCAGGGAGACGCCGTCGCCGTAGAACGACAGTCCCACATGCTCAAAGGGGTCGCCGGAAATATCTCCGCTCCTGGCTTGCTGCAGTCGATCCGTCAGCTGGAAACGACCGCAGCCCAGATTTCCCCGGCCCAAACGCGAGACTGCCTTTCCCATATTGAACAACAACTGGATCGTGTGCTGGAACAGATCGACGCGGTTCTGGAAGACTTCCCTTCGGAAATCAGCGAGGCGACCGAGTGA